The genomic region CACACCGCCTTCTCTACCATCTTAGAAAACCAGCGCAAGAGGCATAAGGGGAGAAGCGATGAGTGAAGGCTTTGATCCAGCTGTGGTTGCGAAGTATGAGCGCGACACATGGAACCGCTGTGCGGACAGCTACGATGAGACGTTTGCGGGCTTCACGAGAGAGACAGTCCCACTCGTAGTAGAGGCGGCGGAGATCGGGGTGGGGACGAGGGTTCTGGAAATAGGTTCCGGTCCTGGGCACGTGGCTGGTTTACTGGCTAAGGCTGGCGCAAGCGTGACCGGAGTGGACTTCTCATTAGATATGGTGGAAGTCGCTCAGAGAAACCATCCAGAGATTGCGTTTCAAGAAGCAGATGCTGAGCAGCTTCCCTTCGAGGCAGGCTCCTTCGATGCTGTTGTTGCGAATTTCGTAGTTCACCACCTAGCGCGGCCTGAGGCGGTCTTTGCAGAGGTCAGCCGAGTCCTCAAACCGGGTGGACGTTTTGCGTTCGTGGTCTGGGGGGCACCCGAGGAGCAGAGTAGCATCGGGGCGTTCTTTGGTGCGGTCGAGGCACATCATGACTTGCAGGAACTTCCCCAAGGCCCTCTTTTTGGCGTCATCGAGCGGATGGTCTATGAGCCTCTACTGACGGGCGCTGGCCTGGCCGGCTGCAACCTCTCGACACATGGAGTGACATGGAGAACTGACTCGCTCAGCCCCGTTCTCAAAGGGTTTTGGGACTGGGGCAATATGGCGTTGTTGCCGTCGGAGACCCAGAAGAAAATAGAAGAGACGACACGCGAGAACGCGCGACCCTATGAGCAAGATGGAGGGTACTCTTTTCCTCATTCGGTCCTGCTGGGTAGTGCGCGGAAGGGTTAACCGGCAATGCACGAACCCAATCCCGCGACCCCGAGGATTTCCGTGGTCGGCCATTGGGCACCGTTCCTGGCGATCCGTTGCGATGGGGCGCATCGCTGCTTGAAGATGGCCATCCGGCTCAGCGAAAGAAATAGGGTCGGAGCTCGTCCGCTGCGATGAATTGGGTCGCCTGGCGGAAAACGGCATGCAGTGTTCCCGGGGCCAGTTCCCGATGAAGCGGGATCGTCAGTACTTGCCGGGCCCCGTCGGCCAATTCACGTCGTAGCTTGGCGTGACTGCCGCGTGTCGCGACGACCTCGAAACCGAAAGCTCGCAGGGCAGCCGGCACCTCGCGCGACGTGAGCCGTCGAAGCTTGGGCGACATCAACGAGCACGGGCGGGAAGCTCGTAGGTTACGGCAAGTCTCGGCTCGGGAACCAGACCGAGAGCTGCGGCGTCTTCGTCCTCGAGGTGCAGCTGCACCGCCTCGCGGAGGCCGTCGACCAGCTCGTCGAGTGTGCGGCCCTGACTGACGATGGCAACTTCGAGACACTCGCCCACATACCATCCGCGATTGCGGCGGACGACCGCGTGCACGGTTTCTCGAGGTGGTGCGTCCCCGTAGGTTGCGTAGGCTGTTCGAGGCTCCGCGACCGTACGTCGCTTCTTCTTCGGGGCGGCGGTCCGATACGGGCGGCGGACCTCGTACAAACCGCGCGATACTCGCCTGAAGTAGTCCAGCCGGTGGGCGTGGTGAGCCGGTGCGTTGACACAGCAACGACTCACGATATGCGTGAGCACGGTCCGTGGGTTGAGATGCGGGAGCGCCAGAACGACTTCGTTCGGTCGAAACCGCCAGTTGCCGCGCCGGCGACAGACCCTGCGCACCGCGTGGAGAATCTCGTCGTGGACCGCCATACGCTCAATATACACTTGTAATAATCAAGTATCAAGTGTAACTTGCGGTGGCCACCGTACGGCCATGAGGGAACCCCCGGGTCCCCTGGGAGGGTTCGTCCCACGGGAAAAAGGTGCGGCCACCCCGAGGTAATCGACGCACCGCGGGCGTACATTATTGGTATGCACCCACCCGAAGACATCGTCAGGACTCGAGTCGCCTGGATCGGCGCGGTCATTCTGCTCTGGATCACCTTGGTGGTCGGCGGGATCGTGCAGGGAACGCTCTAGCCGAGGATCGACGGTCAGTATTCTCGCCGGGAGCTCGGACGGAACGGAGAGCATCTCCTCGAGCTTCGCCAGCGACCTCGCCCACGCCGCCCTCTCCGAGCTTCTCCAGAATCCGGTAGTGTGATGACTCGGTTTCACTACTGAGGGTAGTCTCGGGGCAGGGCCATGAACAACGTGCGATACCAGGTTCTGCTGCACCAGGAAACCCGGGATAAGCTCGCCGCGTACCGCGAGGAGCTGCTCGCCGAGCA from bacterium harbors:
- a CDS encoding type II toxin-antitoxin system HicB family antitoxin translates to MHAVVRRNRGWYVGECLEVAIVSQGRTLDELVDGLREAVQLHLEDEDAAALGLVPEPRLAVTYELPARAR
- a CDS encoding class I SAM-dependent methyltransferase; this encodes MSEGFDPAVVAKYERDTWNRCADSYDETFAGFTRETVPLVVEAAEIGVGTRVLEIGSGPGHVAGLLAKAGASVTGVDFSLDMVEVAQRNHPEIAFQEADAEQLPFEAGSFDAVVANFVVHHLARPEAVFAEVSRVLKPGGRFAFVVWGAPEEQSSIGAFFGAVEAHHDLQELPQGPLFGVIERMVYEPLLTGAGLAGCNLSTHGVTWRTDSLSPVLKGFWDWGNMALLPSETQKKIEETTRENARPYEQDGGYSFPHSVLLGSARKG
- a CDS encoding type II toxin-antitoxin system HicA family toxin, whose protein sequence is MSPKLRRLTSREVPAALRAFGFEVVATRGSHAKLRRELADGARQVLTIPLHRELAPGTLHAVFRQATQFIAADELRPYFFR